One stretch of Lysobacter sp. KIS68-7 DNA includes these proteins:
- a CDS encoding TolC family protein, whose amino-acid sequence MLQSTVDVPGSYSAAGVDQAEKAPEVAWWKAYGDPVLADLIERAAIQNRDVRIAAERVRAARAGERISRSALLPSVGLSAGATRSTNGYEGAAQGAVPEMKSSSAGLDVSWEIDLSGRLRDGAKAAAADVTAAQGDARGVRLLVLTEVASHYFSLTGALRQLETLQAISKAQDETLRLVTARQSVGLASQFDVERARADAERAHADIPPLQTLVAVSRHRIAALMGDTPEMGEKLVPWNGTVTAPEISPGQPATLLERRPDLLASRAQLESANWHRRQAATEWFPRLFTSALFGSQDVQVNGASLGAARFGNVAGLLTMPLLNWGRTKAINDAAGADQNAAVLRYEDAIVRALEDVENALVASKDGRQRAASMTSAADAADAALRHARSLYDRGQIDLLPLLDAQRAQLQARLGANDSQTELLLDSVRVFKALGGGWEAFEPGAPRSAASTGTPAIEARS is encoded by the coding sequence ATGTTGCAGTCCACCGTCGACGTGCCCGGCAGCTACAGCGCAGCCGGTGTCGATCAAGCGGAGAAGGCACCCGAGGTCGCCTGGTGGAAGGCGTACGGCGATCCGGTCCTGGCCGATCTCATCGAGCGCGCTGCCATCCAGAACCGCGACGTGCGAATCGCTGCCGAACGCGTCCGCGCCGCGCGTGCAGGTGAACGCATCAGCCGTTCTGCGCTGCTGCCCAGCGTGGGTCTGAGTGCAGGCGCGACGCGAAGCACCAATGGCTACGAAGGTGCGGCGCAGGGCGCCGTGCCGGAAATGAAGAGCAGCTCGGCCGGGCTCGACGTCTCCTGGGAGATCGACCTCAGCGGTCGATTGCGCGACGGCGCGAAAGCGGCCGCTGCGGACGTCACGGCGGCGCAGGGCGACGCCCGCGGTGTGCGGCTGCTCGTGCTGACCGAGGTGGCTTCGCACTACTTCTCCCTTACCGGCGCGCTTCGCCAACTCGAAACGTTGCAGGCCATCTCCAAGGCCCAGGACGAAACCCTGCGCCTGGTCACGGCGCGCCAAAGCGTCGGCCTCGCATCGCAGTTCGATGTCGAACGCGCGCGCGCCGACGCAGAGCGCGCCCATGCCGACATTCCGCCGCTGCAGACGCTCGTTGCTGTTTCCAGGCACCGCATCGCCGCGCTCATGGGCGACACGCCCGAGATGGGCGAGAAGCTCGTTCCCTGGAACGGCACGGTGACGGCCCCCGAGATCAGCCCGGGGCAGCCCGCGACACTGCTGGAGCGTCGCCCCGACCTCCTCGCGTCGCGCGCGCAACTCGAATCCGCGAACTGGCATCGCCGCCAAGCGGCGACGGAGTGGTTCCCGCGCCTGTTCACGAGCGCGCTCTTCGGCAGCCAGGACGTTCAGGTCAACGGTGCGAGCCTTGGTGCCGCGCGTTTCGGCAACGTCGCGGGTCTGCTGACCATGCCGTTGCTCAATTGGGGTCGCACCAAGGCGATCAACGACGCCGCGGGGGCCGACCAAAACGCGGCGGTGCTGCGCTACGAAGACGCCATCGTGCGCGCGCTGGAGGATGTCGAGAACGCCCTCGTCGCGTCGAAGGATGGACGCCAGCGCGCCGCTTCCATGACCAGCGCCGCCGACGCAGCAGACGCCGCGCTGCGCCACGCGCGGTCGTTGTACGACCGCGGACAGATCGACCTGCTCCCGCTCCTGGATGCGCAGCGCGCGCAACTGCAGGCGCGGCTCGGTGCGAATGACAGCCAGACCGAATTGCTGCTCGACAGCGTGCGCGTCTTCAAGGCGCTCGGCGGTGGGTGGGAAGCGTTCGAACCTGGCGCGCCGCGCAGCGCCGCAAGCACGGGCACGCCCGCCATCGAGGCGCGCTCATGA
- a CDS encoding NAD(P)H-dependent oxidoreductase encodes MSRTLLHLDSSILGDASASRVLSSHVVDHLRQKVPALRVTYRDLAAEPIPHLSGPYLAATRGDPKAPFDGPMRRDLALGETIMDEFLSADIVVIGVAFYNFSIASQLKAWIDRIAIAGKTFRYTEGRPQGLAGDKRIFLAVARGGFYGEGSPAQAMEHAETYLRSAFSFIGIQQVDVVAAEGLNVSPAQRQAAMAQAQERITQAVATLQS; translated from the coding sequence ATGTCCAGGACTCTCTTGCATCTCGATTCCAGCATCCTCGGCGACGCCTCCGCGAGCCGCGTGCTGTCTTCCCACGTCGTGGACCATCTTCGCCAGAAGGTGCCCGCGCTTCGCGTCACCTACCGCGACTTGGCGGCCGAACCGATTCCCCATCTGTCCGGCCCGTACCTGGCGGCGACGCGCGGCGATCCGAAAGCACCGTTCGACGGCCCCATGCGTCGCGATCTCGCGCTGGGCGAGACCATCATGGATGAGTTCCTTTCCGCCGACATCGTGGTCATCGGCGTGGCGTTCTACAACTTTTCGATCGCCAGCCAGCTCAAGGCGTGGATCGATCGCATCGCCATCGCAGGAAAAACATTTCGGTACACCGAAGGCCGGCCGCAAGGCCTGGCCGGGGACAAACGCATCTTCCTTGCGGTCGCGCGGGGCGGTTTCTACGGAGAAGGATCGCCCGCACAGGCGATGGAGCATGCAGAAACCTATCTGCGCAGTGCCTTCTCTTTCATCGGCATCCAGCAGGTGGACGTCGTTGCGGCGGAAGGCCTCAACGTGAGCCCCGCGCAACGACAGGCCGCGATGGCGCAGGCGCAGGAACGCATCACGCAGGCCGTCGCGACCTTGCAGTCCTAG
- a CDS encoding MFS transporter encodes MNALATDSDPQAMSPAAKSVLLMGSAGFLFANLAAQVLGVQLGTTSGTALPAGGMHTWATAVYTLASFVGVATAQPIEQRVGTRMYFAWAALVLAAFGCLQALIPSQPLLLAMRGFEGFATGSFGPRAFLAAFLFCRNGRMSTALALAVFFTLVAGVIAFVMVGASGSELGQRGLFFVQFAVGSVMAIAGLRWLPRNVRPPAQSLAYANAAAITRQFAPRRRRRTQRHVTNLHLRAPAA; translated from the coding sequence ATGAACGCCCTCGCCACCGACTCCGATCCGCAAGCCATGTCGCCGGCTGCCAAGTCCGTTTTGCTGATGGGTTCGGCCGGCTTCCTGTTTGCCAACCTTGCCGCACAGGTCCTGGGTGTCCAGCTCGGTACGACTTCAGGGACAGCGCTCCCGGCAGGTGGGATGCATACGTGGGCAACAGCCGTCTACACCCTGGCGAGCTTCGTCGGCGTGGCGACTGCGCAGCCCATCGAGCAGCGCGTCGGCACGCGCATGTATTTCGCCTGGGCCGCGCTCGTGCTCGCCGCGTTCGGTTGCCTGCAGGCGCTCATTCCGTCCCAGCCGCTTCTGCTTGCCATGCGCGGGTTCGAAGGCTTCGCCACGGGCAGCTTCGGTCCGAGGGCATTCCTCGCAGCGTTCCTGTTCTGCCGCAATGGACGGATGTCGACGGCGCTGGCGCTTGCCGTGTTCTTCACGCTCGTCGCGGGCGTCATCGCCTTCGTGATGGTGGGCGCCTCCGGGTCCGAGCTTGGCCAGCGCGGTCTTTTCTTCGTCCAGTTCGCGGTGGGGTCGGTGATGGCCATCGCGGGCCTGCGGTGGCTGCCGAGGAACGTGCGCCCGCCTGCGCAGTCGCTTGCCTACGCAAATGCTGCAGCGATCACGCGTCAGTTCGCTCCGCGTCGCCGTCGGCGCACCCAGCGGCATGTCACGAATTTGCACCTGCGTGCGCCTGCGGCCTGA
- a CDS encoding NAD(P)/FAD-dependent oxidoreductase — protein MQRTNKHKHRVAIIGGGFGGLAAARKLRGADVDVTLIDRANHHLFQPLLYQVATGILSEGDIAPPLRELLRDQRNARVLFGEVIDIDLEARRLKVTTLDRTSEVRYDSLIVATGSSQSYFGHPEFADDAPGLKTIDDALEVRGRILGAFEMAERENDAAARRRFLTFVVVGAGPTGVELAGQLVELSRRALRNNFRRIDPAEARVVLLDAGPAVLSAFPEALRQRAMLDLEDIGVEVHVDTAVTHVDRNGLETDSKLPSLRRIEAATKVWAAGVQASPLGRMLANAGRFEIDRAGRVHVDADCSLPGHPEVFVVGDLMHLDKLPGVSQVAMQSGRHAADTIRRRLEGDSRHRPFRYRDYGSMATISRFRAVAEIGRSRLAGFPGWMLWLVVHLAALADFKHRLSVFSNWTIGLLGGGRAERVITLQQVFGRHAMSERSGPPNSAGQGAPLKSDRVPTVR, from the coding sequence ATGCAGCGCACGAACAAGCACAAGCATCGCGTCGCCATCATCGGCGGCGGATTCGGCGGGCTGGCGGCGGCCCGGAAGCTGCGCGGCGCCGATGTCGACGTCACGCTGATCGACCGGGCCAACCATCATCTGTTCCAGCCGCTGCTCTACCAGGTGGCGACCGGGATCCTGTCGGAAGGCGACATCGCGCCCCCGTTGCGCGAACTGCTGCGCGACCAGCGCAACGCGCGTGTGCTGTTCGGCGAAGTCATCGACATCGACCTCGAGGCGCGGCGCCTAAAGGTGACGACGCTCGATCGCACGAGCGAGGTCCGCTACGACAGCCTCATCGTCGCCACCGGCTCGAGTCAGTCGTATTTCGGCCATCCCGAGTTCGCGGACGACGCGCCGGGCTTGAAGACGATCGACGACGCGCTCGAAGTACGCGGTCGCATCCTGGGGGCCTTCGAGATGGCCGAGCGCGAGAACGATGCCGCGGCACGGCGCCGGTTCCTGACGTTCGTCGTCGTCGGCGCGGGCCCCACGGGCGTGGAGCTCGCGGGCCAGCTCGTGGAGCTGTCCCGCCGCGCGCTGCGCAACAATTTCCGGCGGATCGATCCAGCCGAGGCGCGCGTCGTCCTGCTGGATGCGGGCCCCGCCGTGCTGTCCGCATTCCCGGAAGCGCTGCGGCAACGCGCGATGCTGGACCTCGAGGACATCGGCGTCGAGGTCCACGTTGACACCGCCGTGACGCACGTCGACCGCAACGGACTGGAGACCGATTCGAAGCTGCCGTCCCTTCGGCGGATCGAAGCTGCGACGAAGGTCTGGGCCGCCGGCGTCCAGGCTTCACCGCTTGGACGGATGCTGGCGAACGCGGGCCGATTCGAAATCGATCGCGCCGGTCGTGTGCATGTGGACGCCGACTGCAGCCTGCCGGGCCATCCCGAGGTGTTCGTCGTCGGGGACCTGATGCATCTCGACAAACTGCCGGGCGTGTCGCAGGTCGCGATGCAGTCCGGTCGCCATGCCGCGGACACCATCCGTCGCAGGTTGGAGGGCGATTCGCGCCACCGGCCGTTCCGCTATCGGGATTACGGATCGATGGCGACGATTTCGCGATTCCGCGCGGTGGCCGAGATCGGTCGATCGCGCCTTGCCGGATTTCCCGGATGGATGTTGTGGCTGGTCGTGCACCTGGCGGCGCTCGCCGACTTCAAGCACCGGCTGTCCGTCTTCTCCAACTGGACCATCGGGTTGCTGGGCGGTGGTCGCGCGGAGCGCGTGATCACGCTGCAGCAGGTGTTCGGGCGCCACGCGATGTCCGAACGAAGCGGGCCGCCGAACTCAGCGGGGCAGGGCGCGCCACTGAAAAGCGACCGAGTGCCGACCGTTCGCTGA
- a CDS encoding NAD(P)/FAD-dependent oxidoreductase has translation MPDAMHVREHDVIVLGGGPAGALAALRAAELGARTALVTAAEFGGMAANDGPVPVRALAFAARLLREAREMPRYGISAGAPGLHYDKLLARVREITHQVSEHSALRERIDALGVTLIEQAGVARFIDRHTIETTSGLRLSASKFILCTGGVGRRPEIPGIEFTHTHSHAWKLEQVPSSMLVVGGGDTGVQVAAVFQAFGSRVQLFERGPRILRGADEAVASAVAAGLRDSGVDLREGFGNVTAFDQTPNGVRMRYRNYGGDAATEAAVIVMASGWVADTGRMNLGEAGVELDARGNVRVDRFLQTTAPHIFAAGDVTGRLMLVPGAIEDGFVAATNALQGPTLPLPHRVTPSGSFTHPEYAEVGLTEAEARETHAIATALVPLDAAVRPIIEGRTFGFCKLVVDRSDCRILGCHVVGERAVEIAQLAAIAMAADMRVDDLARIAISFPTYSEVLVHAAILVAMELGLPLSGQGERVRRDATTN, from the coding sequence ATGCCTGACGCAATGCACGTACGCGAACATGACGTCATCGTGCTGGGCGGCGGTCCCGCCGGCGCACTCGCTGCACTTCGCGCAGCGGAGCTCGGCGCACGCACCGCCTTGGTCACGGCCGCAGAGTTCGGCGGCATGGCCGCCAACGACGGGCCCGTGCCGGTTAGAGCCTTGGCGTTCGCTGCGCGACTGCTCCGCGAGGCGCGGGAAATGCCGCGCTACGGCATTAGCGCGGGCGCGCCAGGACTGCACTACGACAAGTTGCTGGCGCGCGTGCGCGAGATCACGCACCAGGTCAGCGAGCATTCTGCGTTGCGCGAGAGGATCGATGCACTCGGCGTCACGCTCATCGAGCAGGCAGGCGTGGCGCGCTTCATCGACCGGCACACTATCGAAACCACGAGCGGTCTTCGCCTGTCGGCTTCGAAGTTCATCCTGTGCACCGGCGGTGTGGGCCGGCGCCCCGAGATCCCCGGGATCGAGTTCACGCACACGCACAGCCACGCCTGGAAACTCGAGCAGGTGCCATCGTCGATGCTCGTCGTCGGCGGCGGCGATACAGGCGTGCAGGTCGCCGCCGTGTTCCAGGCGTTCGGTTCGCGCGTCCAGTTGTTCGAGCGTGGCCCGCGCATCCTGCGCGGCGCGGACGAGGCCGTGGCGTCGGCTGTCGCGGCGGGCCTTCGGGACTCGGGCGTGGACCTTCGCGAAGGTTTCGGCAACGTAACCGCGTTCGACCAGACGCCGAACGGCGTTCGCATGCGCTATCGCAATTATGGCGGCGACGCAGCGACCGAGGCCGCGGTGATCGTGATGGCCTCCGGCTGGGTGGCCGACACCGGGCGAATGAATCTCGGCGAGGCCGGCGTCGAGCTCGATGCGCGCGGCAACGTCCGCGTCGACAGGTTCCTGCAGACGACCGCGCCGCACATCTTCGCGGCGGGCGACGTGACCGGTCGGCTCATGCTGGTCCCGGGCGCGATCGAGGATGGCTTCGTGGCCGCGACCAACGCGCTGCAGGGCCCGACGCTCCCGCTCCCGCACCGAGTGACGCCGTCCGGCAGCTTCACGCATCCCGAGTACGCCGAAGTAGGGCTCACCGAAGCCGAAGCGCGCGAAACGCACGCCATTGCCACCGCACTTGTGCCGCTGGACGCCGCGGTGCGCCCGATCATCGAAGGCCGCACGTTCGGCTTCTGCAAGCTGGTGGTCGACCGCAGCGACTGTCGCATCCTGGGCTGCCACGTCGTCGGCGAGCGCGCCGTCGAGATCGCGCAACTGGCCGCGATCGCGATGGCCGCCGACATGCGCGTCGACGACCTGGCGCGCATCGCGATTTCCTTTCCCACGTATTCCGAAGTCCTCGTCCACGCGGCGATCCTCGTGGCCATGGAGCTGGGGCTTCCGCTCAGTGGCCAGGGCGAACGAGTTCGACGGGACGCCACCACGAACTGA
- a CDS encoding tetratricopeptide repeat protein yields MKLDPARYTSGRIALANLSASIEGLERSRLDGARPAALVSLADHLFLRGDVLGRIADHDRAEAIAGVAVSLFPADPAAMLLRARVAERFHRFNEAHAWLDQVVGSDGANRQALKVRASLLQATGKYWEALALRERLANDARGIDTLGALATLSAEMGQWAMAELLYAEALEVDEGFSPLPCAQLLFEWGVGAMRHGALERAEEIFVQLDAILPGHVPGRGHRAEVALARGDLDTAAALIAPLPAVSDDPEYLATRAEILAARGHHVDAESEAQRAAEAYASLLARRPEAYADHAAAFYMGIGNHPRLAVELATKNRALRDTPRSRGLLAKAQAKAKARKTPHASGWFLDLVRIPA; encoded by the coding sequence ATGAAACTCGACCCGGCGCGCTACACGAGCGGGCGGATTGCCCTGGCCAATCTGTCTGCATCGATCGAAGGGCTCGAACGAAGCCGACTCGATGGTGCGCGACCGGCAGCGCTGGTGTCGCTTGCGGACCACCTGTTCCTCCGCGGCGATGTGCTGGGCCGCATCGCCGACCACGATCGCGCCGAAGCGATCGCGGGCGTGGCCGTGTCGCTGTTTCCCGCGGATCCAGCCGCGATGCTCCTTCGCGCGCGCGTCGCCGAGCGCTTCCATCGCTTCAACGAAGCCCACGCATGGCTCGACCAGGTGGTCGGCAGCGATGGGGCGAACCGGCAAGCCCTGAAGGTGCGCGCGTCGCTCCTGCAAGCCACGGGAAAGTACTGGGAGGCGCTGGCCTTGCGCGAGCGTCTTGCGAATGACGCGCGCGGCATCGACACGCTGGGTGCCCTCGCGACGCTGTCCGCCGAAATGGGCCAGTGGGCCATGGCGGAACTCCTGTACGCCGAAGCGCTGGAGGTGGACGAGGGTTTCTCGCCCTTGCCGTGCGCCCAGTTGCTCTTCGAATGGGGCGTAGGTGCGATGCGCCATGGTGCGCTGGAGCGTGCGGAGGAAATCTTCGTCCAGCTCGACGCCATCCTGCCGGGGCACGTGCCGGGTCGCGGACATCGCGCCGAAGTCGCCCTCGCACGCGGCGACCTGGACACTGCTGCGGCACTCATCGCACCACTGCCAGCGGTTTCGGACGATCCCGAATACCTGGCCACCCGTGCCGAGATCCTGGCCGCGCGCGGGCATCACGTCGACGCGGAAAGCGAAGCGCAGCGCGCGGCCGAGGCGTATGCGTCGCTGCTCGCACGTCGCCCCGAGGCGTACGCCGACCACGCCGCTGCTTTCTACATGGGCATCGGAAACCACCCGCGGCTCGCGGTCGAACTCGCCACCAAGAACCGGGCGCTGCGCGATACGCCGCGCTCGCGCGGCTTGCTCGCCAAAGCGCAAGCCAAGGCGAAGGCGCGGAAGACACCGCACGCCTCGGGCTGGTTCCTCGACCTCGTGCGAATCCCCGCATGA
- a CDS encoding SDR family NAD(P)-dependent oxidoreductase, which translates to MHTLKNKTAVVTGAASGIGKAIATAFVAAGANVVLCDVNRQALDAAVAELGPSTTGRVADVSDETQVEAVMRGAREAFGSLDIVVNSAGFGAITPLTELTAEKWRAVQSVTLGGVFFCVKHAARQMLEQGRAGVIINISSVNGQQPAEGQVAYCAAKAGVDQITRCGALELGSRGIRVVGIAPGLVETPLTRKELEDPAMRKLFLDVIPMGRPVEATEIAAAAVFLASDDAKSINGHTVVIDGGSLTCGYPALLTGLKR; encoded by the coding sequence ATGCACACCTTGAAAAACAAGACCGCGGTCGTCACCGGCGCCGCTTCCGGCATCGGCAAGGCGATCGCAACGGCGTTCGTCGCCGCCGGTGCGAATGTCGTGCTCTGCGACGTCAATCGCCAGGCCCTGGACGCGGCGGTGGCCGAGCTCGGCCCCTCGACGACCGGGCGCGTCGCCGACGTGTCGGACGAAACGCAAGTCGAAGCCGTCATGCGCGGCGCGCGCGAAGCCTTTGGATCGCTGGACATCGTCGTCAACAGCGCCGGATTCGGCGCGATCACGCCGCTCACCGAACTCACCGCCGAGAAGTGGCGCGCTGTGCAGTCTGTCACGCTCGGCGGCGTGTTCTTCTGCGTCAAACACGCTGCGCGCCAGATGCTCGAACAGGGACGCGCTGGCGTCATCATCAACATCTCCTCGGTGAACGGGCAGCAGCCGGCCGAAGGACAGGTGGCGTACTGCGCAGCCAAGGCCGGCGTGGACCAGATCACCCGCTGCGGCGCACTCGAACTCGGTTCCCGCGGCATCCGCGTGGTGGGCATCGCGCCCGGCCTCGTCGAAACACCGCTCACGCGCAAAGAGCTGGAAGACCCCGCCATGCGCAAACTCTTCCTCGACGTCATCCCGATGGGGCGCCCGGTCGAAGCGACGGAAATCGCCGCAGCGGCGGTGTTCCTGGCATCCGATGATGCGAAATCGATCAACGGCCACACGGTCGTGATCGACGGTGGCTCCCTGACGTGCGGCTACCCCGCGCTGTTGACCGGACTGAAGAGATAA
- a CDS encoding DUF4331 family protein, with amino-acid sequence MSDHFSGPMVMGDPAVDITDFYAFPSPERAGNLVLVMDVFPMATAQACFSDIIAHRFRLRPLEPSDGRLVAGAVEYAIDVTFSDLQQGGSAQSARLATSCGRRVDFAVGTATEQDGIRVFAGLASDPFFMDVEAALRTDMSGKLSFDTATNTVELRDVLVIAIELPYAPIRDLFGGASLVSAVAETAVTRSGKPMRIERVGRPEIKNVVMANPTRDPRTFGIELRDIYNREDTFALSPVYRPLYESRMDANLAFFDRLDDACAWPLDANGRHPLRDVLMDDFLVLDLAKPFAPGGFLEIERAFAEQRPHATAGGRWLDDDILDELLTWMVNARRGPRFGDGVDAPTKPASLRFPYVRDPNHRSDLPLPAFLRT; translated from the coding sequence ATGTCCGACCATTTCAGTGGGCCCATGGTGATGGGCGATCCCGCAGTGGATATCACCGACTTCTACGCGTTCCCCAGTCCGGAACGTGCTGGCAACCTCGTGCTGGTCATGGATGTGTTTCCCATGGCGACGGCGCAGGCCTGCTTCAGCGACATCATCGCGCATCGATTCCGGCTGCGGCCGCTCGAGCCGTCCGATGGCCGCCTCGTGGCCGGCGCCGTCGAGTACGCGATCGACGTGACGTTCAGCGACCTGCAGCAAGGAGGCTCCGCGCAATCCGCCCGACTGGCCACGTCGTGCGGGCGACGCGTGGATTTCGCGGTCGGTACGGCGACCGAGCAGGACGGCATCCGCGTCTTCGCAGGCCTCGCAAGCGATCCGTTCTTCATGGACGTCGAAGCTGCGCTGCGCACGGACATGTCCGGAAAACTCTCGTTCGACACCGCCACGAACACGGTCGAACTGCGCGACGTCCTCGTGATCGCGATCGAGCTGCCTTACGCGCCCATCCGCGATCTGTTCGGCGGCGCCTCGCTCGTTTCCGCCGTCGCCGAGACCGCGGTCACGCGAAGCGGCAAGCCGATGCGCATCGAACGCGTCGGGCGCCCGGAAATCAAGAACGTCGTGATGGCGAACCCGACGCGCGATCCGCGCACCTTCGGCATCGAGCTGCGCGACATCTACAACCGCGAAGACACGTTCGCGCTCTCGCCGGTGTACCGACCGTTGTACGAGTCGCGCATGGACGCGAACCTGGCGTTCTTCGATCGCCTCGATGACGCATGCGCGTGGCCGCTCGATGCGAACGGACGACATCCGCTGCGCGACGTCCTCATGGACGACTTCCTCGTCCTCGACCTTGCGAAGCCCTTCGCACCGGGTGGCTTCCTCGAGATCGAACGCGCCTTCGCCGAACAAAGGCCCCACGCCACGGCAGGCGGGCGCTGGCTCGACGACGACATCCTCGACGAGCTGCTCACCTGGATGGTGAACGCGCGACGTGGACCGCGCTTCGGCGATGGCGTCGACGCACCGACCAAACCCGCAAGCCTCCGCTTTCCCTACGTGCGCGACCCCAACCACCGCAGCGACCTTCCGCTGCCCGCCTTCCTCAGGACCTGA
- a CDS encoding glucose 1-dehydrogenase encodes MHHLDGKVVLVTGGARGIGAAIAQAVVAEGANVVIGDVLDRDGEELVSAIGRAATYVHLDVTRLDDWAAAVATAVETWGALDVLVNNAGIARYGAIDQCSFVDWENVLAVNLTGAFNGIRAAVPALKAAGGGSIVNISSMAGMRGEANMPGYVASKWGVRGLTKAAALDLAPYGIRVNSIHPGIVHTPLNEDGPQVELRHVAMGRIGQPMEIARLAVFLASEASSFSTGAEFIADGGELAGMIRQPGAPEGRLAARN; translated from the coding sequence ATGCATCACCTCGATGGAAAGGTGGTCCTGGTCACCGGCGGCGCGCGCGGCATCGGCGCGGCGATCGCGCAGGCCGTGGTCGCCGAAGGCGCGAACGTCGTCATCGGCGACGTGCTCGACCGCGATGGCGAAGAGCTCGTGTCGGCGATCGGCCGCGCTGCGACGTACGTGCACCTCGATGTGACCCGCCTGGACGATTGGGCTGCCGCCGTAGCAACGGCGGTGGAAACCTGGGGCGCGCTGGACGTGCTCGTAAACAACGCGGGGATAGCGCGCTACGGGGCGATCGACCAGTGCAGCTTCGTGGACTGGGAAAACGTCCTCGCCGTCAACCTCACCGGTGCGTTCAACGGCATTCGCGCGGCGGTGCCCGCGCTCAAGGCTGCCGGCGGTGGCTCGATCGTCAACATCTCGTCCATGGCGGGCATGCGCGGCGAAGCCAACATGCCCGGCTACGTGGCGAGCAAGTGGGGCGTCCGTGGCCTCACGAAGGCGGCAGCGCTGGATCTCGCGCCTTACGGGATCCGCGTCAACTCGATCCACCCCGGCATCGTGCACACGCCGCTCAACGAAGACGGCCCCCAGGTCGAATTGCGCCACGTCGCGATGGGCCGCATCGGCCAGCCGATGGAAATCGCCAGGCTCGCCGTCTTCCTCGCGAGCGAAGCGTCCTCGTTCTCGACGGGCGCCGAGTTCATCGCCGACGGCGGCGAACTGGCGGGAATGATTCGTCAACCAGGCGCGCCCGAAGGGCGACTCGCCGCAAGGAACTGA